One genomic segment of Mangifera indica cultivar Alphonso chromosome 6, CATAS_Mindica_2.1, whole genome shotgun sequence includes these proteins:
- the LOC123218577 gene encoding WRKY transcription factor 71 produces MSKESRDFYYRSLFHDDQHDISATGGMYNDHKPSIAGSSLHTTSQGFDAGTVNFSDCLNGLVDYNSLEKAFGMSPSSSEVFSSVEGNQKLVSPEGENLATANSSISSSSTEAGAEEDSGKIKKETPAKGSDDGGEPSKKMSKGKKQQGEKRQKEPRVAFMTKSEVDHLEDGYRWRKYGQKAVKNSPYPRSYYRCTTQKCTVKKRVERSFQDPSIVITTYEGQHNHPTPTTLRGSTAGMFQHSMLTPTPINMSSYSHHEWLGSYMPGAAIHNTHGGGGGGAMQMHPQNNVNVSFEQYHDHQPQLPDYGLLQDVVPSMFLKKEP; encoded by the exons ATGTCTAAGGAATCAAGAGACTTTTATTACCGATCTCTCTTCCATGACGATCAACATGATATTTCTGCAACCGGCGGCATGTATAATGACCACAAGCCCTCCATTGCTGGTTCTTCTCTTCATACTACTTCACAGGGGTTTGATGCTGGAACCGTCAACTTTTCCGACTGCTTAAATGGGTTGGTGGATTATAATTCTCTTGAAAAGGCCTTCGGCATGTCGCCTTCTTCATCTGAGGTGTTTTCTTCCGTTGAAGGTAATCAGAAACTGGTTAGTCCTGAAGGTGAAAACTTGGCGACCGCAAATTCttccatctcttcttcttccaccGAGGCCGGTGCAGAAGAAGATTCCGGCAAGATTAAGAAAGAGACGCCAGCAAAAGGGTCCGATGATGGAGGAGAACCCTCCAAGAAAAT GAGCAAAGGAAAGAAGCAACAAGGAGAAAAAAGACAGAAGGAACCGCGAGTTGCCTTCATGACAAAGAGCGAGGTTGATCATCTTGAAGACGGGTATAGATGGAGAAAATATGGACAAAAAGCTGTAAAGAATAGTCCTTATCCAAG AAGCTATTACAGGTGCACTACTCAGAAATGCACAGTGAAGAAACGCGTGGAGAGGTCATTTCAAGATCCATCGATTGTCATCACAACGTACGAGGGCCAACACAACCACCCTACCCCCACAACGCTGAGAGGCAGCACCGCCGGAATGTTCCAGCACTCTATGCTAACGCCGACGCCGATCAACATGTCGAGCTACTCCCATCATGAATGGCTTGGAAGTTACATGCCTGGTGCAGCCATACATAATACCCAtggtggcggtggtggtggCGCTATGCAAATGCACCCACAGAATAATGTAAACGTCTCTTTTGAGCAGTATCATGATCATCAACCACAGCTTCCAGATTATGGGCTTCTGCAGGACGTGGTTCCTTCTATGTTTCTCAAAAAAGAGCCATGA